A single window of Paroedura picta isolate Pp20150507F chromosome 8, Ppicta_v3.0, whole genome shotgun sequence DNA harbors:
- the LOC143843762 gene encoding lipase member M-like encodes MWCFFAIACLIQATVTLEELLWNRRYENPEVHMNVSQVISFRGYPCEEYEVLTDDAYYLTINRIPYGRKNLKFGGPKPVILLQHGIFGEASHWVENMANNSFGFILADAGYDVWLGNSRGSSWSQRHQNYSTDDDEFWDFSFHEMAMYDLPATINFILQKTQQKQLYYVGYSQGASIGFIAFSAMPELSGKIKMFFALAPVISLKHASSPTLKLLRPLSQNSIERLFDSKKVVIWKKPMRQFIIRLCSNPWMKNICGHLLLSQGGFNATNLNMSRMDVYAARFPDVSSLKNLIHWHQVAKSNLFRHFNYDIENQAKYNKPCPPLYEIEDMTVPTAIWSGGNDLVADTEDMNIFVPRIRKLLYHHNIIDWNHWDFIWGLNAPQRMYYKIIKFMGKSL; translated from the exons ATGTGGTGTTTTTTTGCAATAGCATGTCTAATACAAGCAACTGTAACCTTAGAAGAACTCCTCTGGAACAGAAGATATGAGAATCCTGAAGTTCATATGAATGTT AGTCAAGTGATTTCCTTCCGAGGATACCCCTGTGAAGAGTATGAAGTCTTGACAGATGATGCTTATTATTTGACAATAAACCGAATTCCCTATGGAAGAAAAAATCTTAAATTTGGAG GGCCCAAGCCTGTCATACTACTGCAGCATGGAATATTTGGAGAAGCTAGCCACTGGGTTGAAAACATGGCCAACAACAGCTTCGGTTTCATATTGGCAGATGCTGGCTATGATGTTTggcttggaaacagcagaggatcAAGTTGGTCTCAGAGACACCAGAATTACTCAACTGATGACGATGAATTCTGGGACTTTAG CTTCCATGAAATGGCTATGTATGACCTTCCAGCGACAATAAACTTTATCCtacagaaaacccagcagaagCAATTGTACTATGTTGGCTATTCTCAAGGGGCTTCTATTG GTTTCATAGCATTTTCTGCCATGCCGGAGCTGTctggaaaaatcaaaatgttttttgCCCTGGCACCTGTGATTTCTCTTAAGCATGCTTCAAGCCCTACGTTAAAGCTATTACGCCCCCTTTCTCAAAACTCCATTGAG AGACTTTTTGACAGCAAAAAAGTGGTGATTTGGAAAAAGCCAATGAGACAATTTATCATTAGGCTATGCAGCAATCCATGGATGAAGAATATATGTGGCCATTTGTTACTTTCTCAAGGTGGATTCAATGCCACAAATCTCAATATG AGTCGAATGGATGTGTATGCAGCTCGATTTCCAGATGTTAGCTCTCTTAAAAATCTTATACACTGGCACCAG GTGGCAAAATCAAACCTATTCAGACATTTCAACTATGACATTGAGAACCAAGCAAAATATAACAAG CCCTGTCCTCCTTTATATGAAATTGAAGACATGACAGTACCGACTGCGATATGGTCTGGAGGAAATGACTTAGTGGCAGACACAGAagatatgaacatttttgttcctCGGATCAGAAAGCTTCTTTACCATCATAATATTATCGACTGGAACCACTGGGATTTCATCTGGGGTCTCAATGCTCCCCAGCGCATGTACTATAAAATCATCAAG